In one window of Rhizobium oryzihabitans DNA:
- a CDS encoding sensor histidine kinase produces the protein MARLRIVFRSTAVRLSALYILLFALCAAFLVFYVTALSERLLNQQTRDAVLQEVSDVQRIYNRGGINPLLRMMERRARQPGASLYVIAGPNGEILAGNVASVQPGVFDKEGWTGFPFRYERYSESGDSVQHLATANVFMLDNGLRILIGRDLGEPTKFRALVRNALMVALAIMGGGALLIWFGIGRNALKRIDRMSAATKKIMAGDLSQRLPQGRSGDEFDRLSGSLNAMLGRIEKLNEGLRQVSDNIAHDLKTPLTRLRNKAAAALDDDDETRRRAALEGIIAESDQLIRTFNALLMISRVEAGSIAAEMTDVDMSAIAADSAELYEPVAEDAGLVLEAEIEPGLSVKGNRELIGQALSNLIDNAMKYACEGEGDKKLVVRLVTEPEAIVLSVADHGPGIPADKRGEVLKRFVRLDESRSKPGTGLGLSLVEAVMELHGGSLVLSDTDASNAACPGLTVSMVFPLPKP, from the coding sequence ATGGCTCGCCTCAGAATAGTGTTCCGGTCGACAGCGGTGCGCCTTTCGGCGCTCTATATCCTGCTGTTTGCGCTCTGCGCCGCCTTCCTGGTCTTTTATGTCACCGCCCTTTCCGAACGGCTGCTCAACCAGCAGACGCGCGACGCGGTGCTGCAGGAAGTATCGGATGTGCAGCGCATCTATAATCGCGGCGGCATCAACCCACTTCTGCGGATGATGGAGCGCCGCGCCCGTCAGCCGGGAGCGAGCCTCTACGTGATTGCCGGGCCGAACGGCGAAATCCTTGCCGGCAACGTCGCCTCCGTGCAGCCCGGCGTCTTCGACAAGGAGGGCTGGACGGGCTTCCCCTTTCGTTATGAACGTTATTCCGAAAGCGGCGACAGCGTCCAGCATCTCGCCACCGCCAATGTCTTCATGCTGGATAACGGGTTGCGCATCCTGATCGGCCGCGACCTTGGCGAACCGACCAAGTTCCGGGCGCTGGTGCGCAACGCGCTGATGGTGGCGCTGGCCATCATGGGCGGCGGCGCGCTGCTCATCTGGTTCGGCATCGGCCGCAATGCGCTGAAACGTATCGACCGCATGTCGGCGGCGACCAAGAAGATCATGGCCGGCGACCTTTCGCAGCGCCTTCCGCAGGGCCGTTCCGGCGACGAATTCGACCGGCTTTCCGGCTCGCTCAACGCCATGCTCGGCCGCATCGAAAAGCTGAACGAGGGTTTGCGGCAGGTCTCCGATAATATCGCCCATGATCTCAAGACACCGCTGACGCGGCTGCGCAACAAGGCGGCCGCAGCACTTGACGACGATGACGAAACCAGACGGCGTGCCGCACTTGAGGGCATCATTGCCGAATCCGACCAGCTCATCCGCACCTTCAACGCGCTGTTGATGATTTCCCGCGTCGAGGCCGGCTCGATAGCGGCCGAAATGACCGATGTGGACATGTCGGCAATCGCCGCCGACAGCGCCGAGCTTTACGAGCCGGTGGCCGAGGATGCCGGGCTTGTGCTTGAGGCCGAAATCGAGCCTGGCCTGTCCGTAAAGGGCAATCGCGAACTGATTGGACAGGCGCTGTCAAACCTCATCGACAATGCCATGAAATATGCCTGTGAGGGCGAAGGTGACAAGAAACTCGTCGTCCGCCTTGTGACGGAACCGGAAGCCATCGTGCTTTCCGTTGCGGACCATGGCCCCGGCATCCCCGCCGATAAACGCGGCGAGGTGCTGAAACGCTTCGTGCGGCTGGACGAAAGCCGCTCCAAACCCGGCACGGGGCTTGGCCTGTCTCTGGTGGAGGCCGTGATGGAACTGCATGGCGGATCGCTCGTGCTTTCAGACACGGACGCCTCGAATGCGGCCTGCCCGGGATTGACCGTTTCGATGGTGTTTCCCCTTCCCAAGCCGTAG
- a CDS encoding MipA/OmpV family protein, protein MIMKQIFTVKWQKNLRAMALCLGTLPLAQAVSTPVFAADIGKSDRFADPQGNFDNARYSSSSEWKITLGVGAAYAPKYEGSDKLEAGAVPLVSVEYGDTLSIDFSGVTVNLLNSNGFRLGVKGGWEAGRKEKDDKKNLRGMGDIKAGGVVGGVIAYGFDPFEVYAKVDKTISGSEGLTATVGASVSHKVDQFILGADLSATWADDKHMKSYFGVTSAQSARSGLRRYDAKSGFKRIDASASLTYLMTENWSITGTGGVGFLLGDAKDSPLSKKDIQPFAMVGVAYTF, encoded by the coding sequence ATGATCATGAAACAGATTTTTACAGTGAAATGGCAAAAGAACCTGCGTGCCATGGCCTTGTGCCTGGGCACGCTGCCCCTGGCGCAGGCCGTCTCTACGCCCGTCTTCGCTGCCGATATCGGCAAATCCGACAGGTTCGCCGATCCGCAGGGCAATTTCGACAATGCCCGCTACAGCAGTTCCAGCGAGTGGAAGATCACGCTCGGCGTGGGTGCTGCCTATGCTCCCAAATATGAGGGCTCGGACAAGCTGGAAGCGGGTGCGGTTCCGCTGGTTTCCGTTGAGTATGGCGATACGCTGAGCATCGATTTCAGCGGCGTCACCGTCAACCTGCTGAACAGCAACGGCTTCAGACTGGGCGTCAAGGGCGGCTGGGAAGCCGGGCGCAAGGAAAAGGACGACAAGAAAAATCTTCGCGGAATGGGCGACATCAAGGCGGGCGGCGTGGTCGGCGGCGTTATCGCCTATGGCTTCGACCCCTTCGAGGTCTATGCCAAGGTGGACAAGACAATCAGCGGCAGCGAAGGCCTGACCGCAACCGTCGGTGCAAGCGTTTCGCACAAAGTCGACCAGTTCATCCTCGGCGCAGACCTTTCCGCCACGTGGGCGGACGACAAGCACATGAAATCCTATTTCGGCGTCACCTCGGCCCAATCCGCCCGTTCCGGCCTGCGCCGCTATGACGCCAAATCGGGCTTCAAGCGCATCGACGCCAGCGCCTCCCTCACTTACCTTATGACCGAGAACTGGTCGATCACCGGCACCGGTGGCGTCGGCTTCCTGCTGGGCGACGCCAAGGACAGCCCATTGTCGAAAAAGGATATTCAGCCATTCGCGATGGTGGGTGTAGCCTACACGTTCTGA
- a CDS encoding Do family serine endopeptidase produces MSQSQNGRSSLKTASLKTALKATTVGGLAALMLSTGIAAPIVHSLAAPVEVTAPQVPSFANVVDAVSPAVVSVRVQSNVQPASDDASNFSFNFGGRGLDQLPDDHPLKRFFKEFGGGQNQDRSDRGPNRHRDGKGPLRPVAQGSGFFISEDGYIVTNNHVVDDGSAYTIVMNDGTELEAKLVGRDPRTDLALLKVDVNRKFTYVQFADDSKIRVGDWVVAVGNPFGLGGTVTSGIISARGRDIGSGPYDDYLQIDAAVNRGNSGGPAFNLNGEVVGINTAIFSPSGGNVGIAFAIPASVAKDVIADLQKDGKVERGWLGVQIQPVSKDIAESLGLSEASGALVVSPQSGSPGDKAGIKQGDIITAVNGEPVKDARDLSRRIGGMAPNAKVEISLWRGGKSQSVTVTLGDLASDDASKATPTQNDDKGSQSSSEKVLSSLGLTVSPADDGNGLAITDVDPDSDAAARGLKTGEKITSVNNQQVASAADIEKILEQAKKDGRSKALFQIQTDDGSRFIALDIDQG; encoded by the coding sequence ATGTCTCAATCGCAAAACGGACGTTCCTCACTGAAGACGGCCTCGCTGAAGACGGCTCTGAAGGCCACGACCGTTGGCGGCCTTGCCGCGCTGATGCTCTCAACCGGCATTGCAGCACCGATCGTCCATTCCCTTGCCGCTCCGGTCGAGGTGACTGCGCCGCAGGTTCCGAGCTTCGCCAATGTGGTTGATGCCGTTTCGCCCGCGGTCGTCTCCGTTCGCGTACAGTCGAATGTGCAGCCCGCTTCCGATGATGCCAGCAACTTCTCCTTCAATTTCGGCGGACGTGGTCTCGACCAGCTGCCCGACGACCATCCGCTGAAGCGTTTCTTCAAGGAATTCGGCGGCGGCCAGAACCAGGATCGCTCCGACCGTGGCCCGAACCGCCACCGTGACGGCAAGGGTCCGCTGCGCCCGGTTGCTCAGGGCTCCGGCTTCTTCATCTCCGAAGACGGTTATATCGTCACCAACAACCATGTGGTCGACGACGGTTCCGCCTATACGATCGTCATGAACGACGGCACGGAACTCGAAGCCAAGCTCGTCGGTCGCGACCCGCGCACCGATCTGGCGCTCCTGAAGGTCGATGTGAACCGCAAGTTCACCTATGTGCAGTTTGCCGATGACAGCAAGATCCGCGTCGGTGACTGGGTCGTTGCCGTCGGCAACCCGTTCGGCCTCGGCGGCACGGTCACCTCGGGCATCATTTCCGCCCGTGGTCGCGATATCGGCTCCGGGCCCTATGACGACTACCTGCAGATCGACGCGGCCGTGAACCGTGGCAACTCCGGTGGTCCCGCTTTCAATCTCAACGGCGAAGTGGTCGGCATCAACACCGCCATCTTCTCGCCCTCCGGCGGCAATGTCGGTATCGCCTTCGCTATTCCGGCATCCGTCGCCAAGGACGTGATTGCCGACCTGCAGAAGGACGGCAAGGTCGAACGCGGCTGGCTCGGCGTGCAGATCCAGCCTGTCAGCAAGGATATCGCCGAATCGCTCGGCCTTTCCGAAGCCAGCGGTGCGCTCGTCGTGTCGCCGCAGTCCGGTTCGCCGGGCGACAAGGCAGGCATCAAGCAGGGTGACATCATCACCGCCGTCAATGGCGAGCCGGTCAAGGATGCCCGCGACCTGTCGCGCCGCATCGGCGGCATGGCGCCCAACGCCAAGGTTGAAATCTCGCTCTGGCGCGGCGGCAAGTCGCAGTCGGTCACGGTGACGCTTGGTGATCTCGCAAGCGACGACGCTTCCAAGGCGACGCCGACCCAGAACGACGACAAGGGCAGCCAGTCTTCCAGCGAGAAGGTCCTGTCCAGCCTCGGCCTGACGGTTTCGCCCGCCGATGACGGCAACGGCCTTGCCATCACCGATGTCGATCCCGACAGCGACGCCGCTGCCCGTGGCCTGAAGACGGGTGAGAAGATCACCTCCGTCAACAACCAGCAGGTCGCTTCCGCCGCCGATATCGAGAAAATCCTCGAACAGGCCAAGAAGGACGGTCGCTCCAAGGCGCTGTTCCAGATCCAGACGGACGACGGCAGCCGCTTCATCGCTCTGGATATCGACCAGGGTTGA
- a CDS encoding thiol-disulfide oxidoreductase DCC family protein, with protein MASTSPSTGDRHHPIILFDAECVLCSVNAQFVLRHDKAGYFRLASMQGDVGAEIYRRHGMDPKDPVSLLVVEGERVRQDSDAVLSIYEALGMPWRLLAVLRIIPAFLRDPVYRYAARNRYRWFGKREECWVASSDYRDRIL; from the coding sequence ATGGCAAGCACATCTCCCTCGACCGGCGACCGACACCACCCGATCATTCTGTTCGATGCCGAATGCGTGCTGTGCTCCGTGAATGCGCAATTCGTGCTGCGGCATGACAAGGCCGGATATTTCCGGCTGGCATCCATGCAGGGAGACGTCGGTGCGGAAATCTACCGGCGCCATGGCATGGACCCGAAGGATCCGGTCAGCCTGCTTGTCGTGGAAGGCGAAAGGGTGCGGCAGGACAGCGACGCGGTTTTGAGCATTTACGAGGCGCTGGGCATGCCGTGGCGGCTGCTTGCCGTCCTGCGCATCATTCCCGCATTTTTGCGCGATCCCGTTTATCGTTATGCCGCACGCAATCGCTACCGTTGGTTCGGAAAGCGTGAAGAATGCTGGGTGGCGTCATCGGACTACAGGGACAGGATCCTTTAA
- the pepN gene encoding aminopeptidase N, with protein sequence MRTDTGQIVHLADYRPTDFVLERVDLTFELDPKNTKVEARLIFHRREGVDVAAPLVLDGDELTLSGLLLDQVDVPASQYDATPDSLTIRDLPAASPFEICVTNYINPQVNTQLMGLYRTNGVYCTQCEAEGFRRITYFPDRPDVLAPYTVTIIAAKEGNPLLLSNGNFLGGGNYDEGRHFAAWFDPHPKPSYLFALVAGDLGVVEDTFTTVSGREVALKIYVEHGKEPRAAYAMDALKRSMTWDEERFGREYDLDIFMIVAVSDFNMGAMENKGLNVFNDKFVLADPETASDADYANIERIIAHEYFHNWTGNRITCRDWFQLCLKEGLTVYRDQEFSADMRSRPVKRIADVRHLKSEQFPEDSGPLAHPPRPDTYREINNFYTTTVYEKGAEVTRMIATILGEDDFKKGMDLYFERHDGDAATVEDFVKSFADASGRDLSQFSLWYTEAGTPLVSVSCRYDAAAATFSLTLEQTTAPTPGQPVKQPRHIPLSLALILDNGQIAEPQAVEGGEYRNGVLHLTERNQTFSFSGISSRPVLSINRSFSAPVNLHFEQSAADLVQIARHETDMFARFQALTDLALPALIAATRAVQNGGEVRTDAELISTLIEIVGDPALEPAFRAQALALPSETDIARELGGDNDPEAIHKARNATIKAIATAGLETFRQLGEGTVNGEAYSPDAESAGRRSLRNGALTYLAFAEETPARAARAYADATNMTDLAHALSVLTQRFPDSAETKEALAAFETRFADNALVLDKWFSLQAAIPGDGALERIKALMKSKHFIATNPNRVRSLVGTLAFSNPTGFHRADGAAYRFLAEQIVAIDKRNPQLAARILTSMRSWRSLEASRAEHARAALSTIADAKGLSTDVSDIVGRILKG encoded by the coding sequence ATGCGAACAGACACGGGCCAGATCGTTCACCTGGCAGATTACCGCCCCACCGATTTCGTTCTGGAGCGGGTGGATCTCACCTTCGAACTCGACCCCAAGAATACCAAGGTCGAAGCCCGTCTGATCTTTCATCGCCGAGAGGGCGTAGACGTGGCAGCGCCGCTCGTTCTCGATGGCGACGAGTTGACGCTTTCGGGCTTGCTGCTCGATCAGGTGGATGTTCCTGCCAGCCAATATGACGCGACGCCTGACAGCCTGACGATCCGCGATCTGCCGGCGGCGTCTCCCTTCGAGATCTGTGTCACCAACTACATCAATCCGCAGGTCAATACGCAGCTGATGGGGCTTTACCGCACCAATGGCGTCTATTGCACCCAATGCGAGGCGGAAGGTTTCCGCCGCATCACCTATTTCCCGGACCGGCCTGATGTTCTCGCACCCTATACGGTGACGATCATTGCCGCGAAAGAAGGCAATCCGCTGCTGCTGTCGAACGGCAATTTCCTCGGCGGCGGCAATTACGATGAAGGCCGCCACTTTGCGGCCTGGTTCGATCCGCATCCGAAACCCAGCTATCTCTTCGCGCTCGTCGCCGGCGATCTCGGCGTGGTGGAAGACACGTTCACCACCGTCTCCGGCCGTGAAGTGGCGCTCAAGATTTATGTCGAGCACGGCAAGGAGCCGCGCGCGGCCTATGCCATGGATGCGCTGAAACGCTCGATGACATGGGACGAGGAACGTTTCGGCCGCGAATACGACCTCGATATCTTCATGATCGTCGCCGTGTCCGATTTCAACATGGGCGCGATGGAGAACAAGGGTCTCAACGTCTTCAACGACAAATTCGTGCTGGCCGACCCGGAAACCGCCTCCGATGCTGACTACGCCAATATCGAGCGCATCATCGCCCATGAATATTTCCACAACTGGACCGGCAACCGCATCACCTGCCGCGACTGGTTCCAGCTCTGCCTGAAGGAAGGCCTGACAGTCTATCGCGACCAGGAATTTTCCGCCGACATGCGTTCGCGCCCGGTCAAGCGCATCGCCGATGTGCGCCATCTGAAATCGGAGCAGTTTCCGGAGGATTCCGGCCCGCTGGCACACCCGCCGCGCCCCGATACCTATCGTGAAATCAACAATTTCTACACCACGACCGTCTATGAAAAAGGCGCCGAAGTCACCCGCATGATCGCCACGATCCTTGGAGAAGACGACTTCAAAAAGGGCATGGACCTCTATTTCGAGCGTCATGACGGTGACGCCGCGACAGTGGAAGACTTCGTCAAGAGTTTTGCCGATGCCAGCGGTCGCGACCTCTCGCAGTTTTCGCTGTGGTACACCGAGGCGGGAACGCCGCTCGTCTCTGTTTCATGCCGCTACGATGCCGCCGCCGCCACCTTCAGCCTGACGCTGGAACAGACGACCGCGCCTACCCCCGGCCAGCCGGTGAAACAGCCGCGTCACATTCCGCTGTCGCTGGCGCTGATCCTCGACAACGGCCAGATCGCCGAGCCGCAGGCCGTCGAGGGTGGTGAATACCGCAACGGCGTGCTGCATCTGACCGAACGTAACCAGACATTCTCCTTCTCCGGCATTTCCTCACGGCCGGTGCTGTCGATCAACCGCAGCTTCTCCGCGCCGGTCAATCTGCATTTCGAACAGAGTGCTGCCGATCTGGTGCAGATCGCCCGGCACGAGACGGATATGTTCGCCCGCTTCCAGGCGCTCACCGATCTCGCTTTGCCGGCGCTCATTGCGGCCACCAGGGCCGTGCAGAATGGTGGCGAGGTGCGCACGGATGCCGAACTCATCTCCACCCTCATCGAAATCGTCGGCGATCCGGCGCTCGAGCCCGCGTTCCGGGCGCAGGCGCTGGCGCTGCCGAGCGAGACGGACATTGCCCGTGAACTGGGCGGTGACAACGATCCCGAAGCCATCCACAAGGCGCGCAACGCCACGATAAAGGCGATTGCAACGGCCGGGCTTGAAACCTTCAGGCAGCTTGGCGAAGGCACGGTCAACGGCGAGGCCTACAGCCCGGATGCGGAAAGTGCGGGACGCCGTTCGCTTCGCAACGGCGCGCTCACCTATCTCGCCTTTGCCGAGGAGACACCGGCCCGCGCGGCGAGGGCCTATGCCGACGCCACCAACATGACCGATCTTGCCCACGCATTGAGTGTGCTGACCCAGCGTTTCCCTGACAGCGCCGAGACGAAAGAAGCGCTTGCCGCCTTCGAAACGCGCTTTGCCGATAATGCGCTCGTTCTCGACAAGTGGTTCTCGCTGCAGGCCGCGATTCCCGGCGACGGGGCGCTGGAGCGCATCAAGGCGCTGATGAAATCGAAACATTTCATCGCCACCAATCCGAACCGGGTCCGGTCGCTGGTGGGAACGCTTGCCTTCTCCAACCCCACCGGTTTCCACCGCGCCGACGGGGCTGCCTATCGGTTCCTCGCGGAGCAGATCGTCGCCATCGACAAGCGCAATCCACAGCTTGCCGCCCGCATCCTCACCTCCATGCGCTCATGGCGGTCACTGGAGGCAAGCCGCGCCGAACATGCCCGGGCCGCCCTTTCGACGATCGCCGACGCAAAGGGGCTTTCGACGGATGTGAGCGACATTGTCGGGCGTATCCTGAAGGGCTGA
- a CDS encoding cytochrome c-type biogenesis protein, giving the protein MREVVAGLTLLLVFLFAVSPAFAFNPDEVLKDPVQEQRARNLTSQLRCMVCQNQSIDDSNAELARDLRVLVRERLVEGDSDKAVIDYVVSRYGEFVLLKPRLSLRTVLLWGAPIGLTLAGVFAVFIFSRRRATQERPEKLSADEEERIRNLIEK; this is encoded by the coding sequence ATGAGGGAGGTTGTGGCGGGACTTACGCTCCTTCTCGTATTCTTGTTTGCGGTCTCTCCAGCCTTCGCCTTCAATCCGGACGAGGTGCTGAAAGACCCCGTGCAGGAACAGCGCGCCAGAAACCTGACCTCGCAGCTGCGCTGCATGGTCTGCCAGAATCAGTCGATCGACGACAGCAATGCCGAACTGGCGCGCGATCTGCGCGTTCTGGTGCGCGAACGGCTGGTTGAGGGCGACAGCGACAAGGCGGTCATCGATTACGTCGTGTCGCGCTATGGCGAGTTCGTGCTCCTGAAACCGCGCCTCAGCCTTCGCACCGTGCTGTTGTGGGGCGCGCCCATCGGCCTCACCCTTGCCGGGGTTTTTGCCGTCTTCATCTTTTCGCGCCGCCGGGCAACGCAGGAACGGCCGGAAAAACTGAGCGCGGACGAAGAAGAGCGAATTCGCAATCTCATTGAAAAATAA
- a CDS encoding PAS domain-containing sensor histidine kinase has product MTNVRRATAGDERPYAKFSDLAAWSEKLSSDLMGLMNGSDRPVLQVETLLKRLIPILILAFLVVVAASRMLGIAAEYGRMEEAARHSTALTALTAKAALLNNGSVFASQERAQAEAALVAALPSGSLADGTMVLLSGSNGRIFAGAGKEAMLYIGTSLPALLPEIAIVQRFPGAPGTIETNIDGQQHYATMIPFGDDGAMVIAARSLQPIRSFWRSEIAMNVTLFAGISSILLVVLYAYYMQVKRARDADDIFAESNLRVETALSRGRCGLWDFDLSTRRMFWSGSLYEILGLPPKAAPLSFSDAARMMHSEDGNLYELARAVGCGNLRQIDQIFRMRHAKGHYVWLRARAQVIRTNNGPRVIGIAMDVTEQHRLAQRYAEADQRLADAIESTSEAFVLWDKNDRLVMCNTHYQKAYGLPDSVLVAGTEKSTVHAAAARPVVERRVADPDQSGLSRMTEVQLADDRWLQINERRTRDGGLVSVGTDITLLKRHQERLRDSERRLMATIGDLSASQHKLERQKTELSAANANYLAEKERAQAANRAKSEFLANMSHELRTPLNAILGFSEILQNEMFGPVGSPKYSEYARDIHDSGKHLLNVINDILDMSKIEAGHMRINRETIDLAPLIEETLRLTAIQAEQKNITVQQKVCAGLTMQGDRRAMKQIMLNLLSNAVKFTGDGGRIALRTHVHEAAMILTIADTGIGIPAGALDKIGQPFEQVQSQYAKSQGGSGLGLAISRSLVRLHGGTMKIRSCEGRGTVVTIIIPHAAGHCGTVH; this is encoded by the coding sequence ATGACGAACGTGCGGCGGGCGACTGCGGGCGATGAGCGGCCGTATGCCAAATTTTCTGATCTTGCGGCCTGGAGCGAAAAGCTCTCCAGCGACCTGATGGGTTTGATGAATGGCTCCGACCGCCCGGTCTTGCAGGTCGAGACCCTGCTGAAGCGCCTGATCCCCATTCTCATCCTCGCCTTCCTCGTGGTCGTCGCTGCGTCACGCATGCTGGGCATCGCTGCCGAATACGGCCGCATGGAAGAGGCCGCCCGCCACTCCACGGCGCTGACGGCGCTGACTGCCAAGGCGGCTCTTCTCAATAACGGTTCGGTCTTCGCCTCGCAGGAGCGCGCCCAGGCAGAAGCTGCTCTCGTTGCGGCTCTACCGTCGGGCAGCCTTGCCGATGGCACCATGGTGCTTCTCTCCGGCAGCAATGGCCGCATTTTCGCCGGCGCCGGCAAGGAAGCGATGCTTTATATCGGCACGTCGCTGCCCGCCCTGCTTCCGGAAATTGCCATCGTGCAGCGCTTTCCGGGCGCGCCGGGCACCATCGAGACCAATATAGATGGCCAGCAGCATTATGCGACGATGATCCCCTTCGGCGACGATGGCGCGATGGTGATTGCAGCGCGCTCGCTGCAGCCGATCCGCTCCTTCTGGCGCAGCGAAATCGCCATGAATGTGACGTTGTTTGCCGGCATATCCTCGATCCTGCTGGTCGTGCTTTATGCCTATTACATGCAGGTGAAGCGCGCCCGTGACGCCGACGATATCTTTGCCGAATCCAACCTGCGGGTCGAGACGGCGCTCTCACGCGGCCGCTGCGGGTTGTGGGATTTCGATCTTTCCACGCGGCGCATGTTCTGGTCCGGTTCGCTTTACGAAATTCTTGGGTTGCCGCCGAAGGCCGCACCGCTTTCCTTTTCCGATGCCGCCCGCATGATGCATTCCGAAGACGGCAATCTCTATGAGCTTGCCCGCGCCGTCGGCTGCGGTAACCTGCGCCAGATCGATCAGATCTTCCGCATGCGCCATGCCAAAGGCCATTATGTCTGGCTGCGCGCCCGCGCCCAGGTCATCCGCACCAATAACGGCCCGCGCGTCATCGGCATCGCCATGGATGTGACCGAGCAGCATCGTCTTGCACAGCGTTATGCCGAGGCCGACCAGCGCCTTGCAGACGCCATCGAATCCACCTCGGAAGCCTTCGTGCTGTGGGACAAGAACGACCGTCTGGTGATGTGCAACACCCATTATCAGAAGGCATACGGCCTGCCGGACAGCGTGCTGGTGGCGGGCACGGAAAAAAGCACGGTGCATGCGGCCGCCGCCCGCCCGGTGGTGGAGCGGCGCGTTGCCGACCCCGATCAATCAGGCCTTTCGCGCATGACGGAAGTGCAGCTTGCCGACGATCGCTGGCTGCAGATCAACGAGCGGCGCACCCGCGACGGCGGCCTCGTCTCCGTCGGCACCGACATCACGCTGCTCAAGCGCCATCAGGAGCGCCTGCGCGATTCCGAACGCCGACTGATGGCGACCATCGGCGATCTCTCCGCCTCGCAGCACAAGCTGGAGCGGCAGAAAACCGAGCTTTCCGCCGCCAACGCCAATTATCTCGCGGAAAAAGAGCGTGCCCAGGCCGCCAACCGCGCAAAATCCGAATTCCTCGCCAATATGAGCCATGAGCTGCGCACGCCGCTCAACGCCATTCTCGGCTTTTCCGAAATCCTGCAGAACGAGATGTTCGGGCCGGTCGGTTCGCCGAAATATTCCGAATATGCCCGCGATATCCACGATAGCGGCAAGCACCTCTTGAACGTCATCAACGACATTCTCGACATGTCGAAGATCGAAGCCGGCCATATGCGCATCAATCGCGAGACGATAGACCTTGCGCCGCTCATCGAAGAAACCCTGCGCCTCACCGCCATTCAGGCGGAACAGAAGAACATCACCGTACAGCAGAAGGTCTGCGCCGGGCTGACCATGCAGGGCGACCGCCGCGCCATGAAGCAGATCATGCTCAACCTCCTGTCCAATGCCGTGAAATTCACCGGCGACGGTGGCCGGATCGCATTGCGCACCCATGTGCACGAGGCCGCCATGATCCTCACCATCGCCGATACCGGCATCGGCATTCCCGCCGGGGCGCTCGACAAGATCGGCCAGCCTTTCGAGCAGGTGCAGAGCCAATATGCCAAAAGCCAAGGCGGCTCAGGCCTCGGTCTCGCCATCTCCCGCTCACTCGTCAGGCTGCATGGCGGCACGATGAAAATCCGCTCCTGCGAAGGCAGGGGAACTGTGGTGACGATCATCATTCCGCATGCGGCGGGGCATTGCGGGACGGTGCATTGA
- a CDS encoding response regulator transcription factor, protein MENKVQEMSVASLSGCVEKGEGAIVPHMKILVIEDDLEAAAYMTKAFREAGIVADHASDGESGLFMGCENAYDVMVIDRMLPRRDGLSVISELRRRGIETPVLILSALGQVDDRVTGLRAGGDDYLPKPYAFSELLARIEVLGRRKGKPEQDMVYRVGDLELDRLSHDVRRGGKEILLQPREFRLLEYLMKNAGQVVTRTMLLENVWDYHFDPQTNVIDVHVSRLRSKIEKDFEKPLLKTIRGAGYMMKDEG, encoded by the coding sequence ATGGAAAACAAGGTTCAGGAAATGTCTGTCGCATCTCTTTCCGGTTGTGTGGAAAAGGGCGAGGGCGCTATTGTCCCGCACATGAAGATTCTTGTGATTGAAGACGACCTCGAGGCTGCGGCCTATATGACCAAGGCGTTCCGCGAAGCCGGGATTGTCGCCGATCACGCCAGCGACGGCGAGAGCGGCCTGTTCATGGGCTGCGAGAATGCATACGATGTGATGGTGATCGACCGCATGTTGCCGCGCCGCGACGGGCTTTCCGTCATCAGCGAGCTGCGCCGCCGCGGCATCGAGACGCCGGTTCTGATCCTTTCCGCGCTGGGGCAGGTGGATGACCGCGTCACCGGCCTGCGTGCCGGCGGCGACGATTATCTGCCGAAGCCCTATGCCTTTTCCGAACTGCTCGCCCGCATCGAGGTGCTTGGCCGCCGCAAGGGCAAGCCCGAGCAGGACATGGTCTACCGCGTCGGCGATCTTGAGCTTGACCGGCTGTCGCATGATGTCCGCCGGGGCGGCAAGGAAATCCTGCTGCAGCCGCGTGAATTCCGCCTGCTGGAATATCTCATGAAGAATGCCGGCCAGGTGGTGACCCGCACCATGCTTCTGGAAAATGTTTGGGATTATCACTTCGACCCGCAGACCAATGTCATCGACGTGCATGTCTCCCGCCTGCGCTCGAAGATCGAGAAGGACTTCGAGAAGCCGCTGCTGAAGACCATTCGCGGCGCGGGTTACATGATGAAGGACGAGGGCTGA